The Raphanus sativus cultivar WK10039 chromosome 6, ASM80110v3, whole genome shotgun sequence sequence TATAAAGATACATCTACcctgtataatatatatataaaatctgtCTACATATTAAAAGTGGATACATGTAACAAAAGGACCAATCAAATTGTTTTatctgtaatttttttaattgccAGTTCAAGATTTGCAATAAGGAAACATATACTTTTTAGCTCTTCTTCCTGTTTTCTATCATTTATAGAAGGAAAGCAAtacaaaaacatttattaaatggtAACCAATTAAGAGTATGATTTTCTTAAGCACAAAGATATCTGCCTCAATAATgaaaatactaattttttttttcgctatatttattttctaagaAGGTGTATTGATGTAATATCAAAACCAGTTATTCATTTGTCTTCAATACATGATTTATTGCCAGAATCCCATCCTTATCAATTTGGAAAAAGTAATTAGTTCTCATTGAATGTCAAATACTAAAGTCAAAATTGATAGCACGAAACTATTATATGATTTTCTTAAACACAAAGATATCTGcctcaataataaaatattaaatttatctattttcactatattttttttctaaaaaggtGTATTGATGTAATATCTAATCCAGTTATTCATTTGTCTTCAATACATGATTTATTGCCAGAATCCAATCCTTATCATTTGGAGAAAGTAAATAATTCTCATTgaatttaaatactaaattcAAAATTGACAGCAAGAAActataatttgatttaatacTAAATTCATCAAAATTAAGctttacataatttattttaatataaaatttgttataaatctaatctattaaaccTGAAGTACAATTATGAATTAACCTTTgaaataacattttaattacATCCTAATGCCATtctcatttttcattttaaccATAATTAACTTTAATAAATCAACTTACAAAATAAGTAACAAATAttagttttcttaaaaattgtaTTTGTTACACCAGATTTCCTAATATTGTGCTAACGTCAATCTTCCATTTCCTAAAATGAATTATCGTTTTTAAAAAGCAATTAATGGTGGCAAACATTTAGGCATTTAATATTCTTTGGATTTTATTTCTCCAATTGGTCAAGCAAATACTGTAACTGaaccaaaacataaatacattttttttgaaagctAAAACATAAATACATTATTGATTATTGTTTTGATATCATTTGAAACGTGTTTAAATTTTAGCCATCTTTTCCACTTGGCATAAatgttacatttttaaaattaaatcttAGCATATGTAGTATGTACTGATCATTTATagttatatcttatttttatttatcgaTTCATACTTCATACacctattattatttatttagtaaacTGCGTAAATTTTAGGCAGTTGGAAATAGataattaaactatttttagttaacatatatgtatatataactaCAAAATTATCCACCACTGTTATTTTTCGGCTTATATATCATACATTATCAGATTTTATACATCATACAAGTGTCTGATATATACAAACATATTAAAtagtatgttttataaataatacactagaaaatatattaaattttttaaaatgttatcaaataataaatggtttatataaCATCTCATTTTGCTTACTCGAGCATCTAAAAAACATATGAACAACCAATACCATGTAAAACAATTAAAACTACAATCAGTCTCAAAATTAACCTTacttcaaatttaatattacaAGTTTATGCCACTGATCTCTTAACAATAATAATTCCTATATTTAagtaaatacataaattaatacaatataagtatttttgaaataaaaaaaatctgcacTTGCCTAATATATGGAATATTCTTTCTCTCAATACTATCAAATAAATGAGAAATATTTAATCATCAATGCCAACTACATTTAAAACCAATATTTTACGTACTTATTTATACGGAACTAATCATTTTCCTGGTAAAAAGATGTTTGTTTATCAAATTGaacttaaatattatttattaattatgttagcCCACGTTTTTGTTGTTATTATATCATAATTATCCATTTAGATTACTTGTGTGATTAGGTAGATTCAGCACAATAGATTAAAATAAAGCCccaaaatgtatatataattaaaaataataaagaaactTACCTATTTTatctaatataattaaaatataaaatattgcgcaaattacttatttttaataaaaatatatattaaatgtgtataattttataaaaaatatcatctaataaatatttatataatccatTAAGAACTAAAAATGTATGTTccacataaaaaataattattatcataataaatgttacaattaaacaaataaaagttacaattaaaaaaaattaataaaaaagattCATATAATCTATAgaattatattaaacatttattaaattttggtaagtggaaaaaatataaacaatcaatcatatatgaaaaaaaattgaacaactattttgaaacatacccgcacgggtgtgcgggttaGAATCTAGTATACATTTATAAGAGATAAAATAGATCAAGCGTCCACAttgtaaacaaataaatttatagtaaaAACATATAGCTTTTATCTTACAAAATTTTTACTTTTGTGTCTTGTTCAAATGAGTCTTTAGGTggatttattttagatatttttttggttcattTCTCGGTATttctagtttttatttatttattttctaaagcgcactcaaaaaaaaatattaattttagatacaACTGTGGATCTAGTATGTATGTGAATTCACAGAGACTTGATTCTAATCTCATGAAATAAAGTTCCAGTCTTTTGTGGCGATCCTCAGTCCACCTTTAAGCTAGTCAACTTTAACATCTTGTGATTAATAAGATTTGGTGAATTCCGATCTTAATATATCATGTATTCAATCTACTGATCTAgcatttttaatgttattttgtcaatattataaacctaaagggttttttttttggcttcaaCCTAAAATGATTTCAACACCATATTCAACAGGTGCGAACAGTATGTGGTGAACGTTACTTCTGTTTGATGAGATACTCTTATGAATTATGCTATACCATggtttttactatttttcttcttggtataaattttttatagaatctttattttatgtttcaaGTCTTGAGGTCTATTCAAGTCTAGGTATGTTTTAGAGCATTATGTAGACCATGGAgccatctaatctattaaaacagagtCCTAAAATATATCTACTTATAAATGTTGTCACTTAAATTTTGGACTTGCTCTAGAATAGTAACTGTTTGGCTATTTAAGTGTGTTTGGCTACAAGGATATATGTACAGATCTTATAACATACATTTATTTAGTCTTTCCCATTGCATCTCGGATGAACCGGATCTGTTTTAAATTAAACCAGATCCTTATAAACGAACATACACTAACCACGATTTATCATAACCGGtgtgttataaattttaatcataaCCAGTGTGTTATAAATTTTACATGTGAATAATAGAGAACATACACAAACTACGATTGGGCtacataccagcactaatgaaATCTACACTAATGCAATCTGCACATATGATCGATCTTCTTAGTTATATTCCAATCTGCACATAGGAGACCATGTAATTTAACAAGAGTAATAAAAAAACACTGATTCACTATTATGGAACACTACATGGTCGTTAAATCTTATTCTCAGATCACAACCTGTTCACATATAGAAATctaatttcattttttgttcAGCATTACTCATACACTTCAATTTATAGTTCTTTATAAAATGCAAAAAGTAGTCTATTAGCTTCGGTCGGTTAATTGATAACACATGTTTATTAACCCGATTCAAATCAAGTATAAAAGAATATTCTGACCTcattaacaatatataaataaaatcttaactaACTTGCCTTGCAAACAAGATCACCTCTAACAACTTAATTCCTTTTTCCTATAATTCCGAACTTACTTAAATACTCTATTACATTCTTGCAGTGCAAACAAGATTACACTAACAacttaattcatttttataaagaGAGATATTATTCCTAGAATTCCGACTTCCATTTTACAAAACTTACTATCTAACCAACTTAAGATTCCATATCCTAACTTCCTAGACACCtcctaaaaatatattcaaatctaAATGATGTTTTTAATCGCATAAAATAATGTAAAGAGTATATCCTCACGATATAATCACACTCATATATGCTATCTATTCTTAAAATAGGTAATTAGAATATATTATCTATCGCAAAAACAGAACTCGAAATATCCTCGCCATATTATACCTAAATGTTTACTCATCCTATATAAATAGACCATGCTCAACCTATAATTTCTACATCCTCAACTTAAAAACACTTTCCCTCCTATGGGTATGATTACCTCAGAATCGACGATCACCCTTCTCAATGTTGTCAAACTTTTCAAAACATCTTGGATGGTTGAGGTTAAAGTCCTGCATTCATGGACACATCCTTCAAATTATTCTGCTGGAGACTCTCTTAACTTCATTCTCGCTGATAAGACGGTACTGttatatataactttatttttatgaaagtTTAATATCTGTGACTTATATCTATCTTTATATCAACTGTGGATGTAGGGAGTTAAGATTCATTGTACCTGTAAGAAAGTGTTCTTTCCTCGTGTAAAGAGGCTTCAGCTTGGACAATGGAGGTTCGTTGAGAATTTCTCATTAACCGCATCAGCCGGTAAGTACCGAGCTACAAGCCATAAGTACAAAATGGCGATATTAAGCAATTCTAACGTCACCAAATCCACCCTGGAAAATGATGATACTTACTTAAATACTCTATTACATTCTTGCAGTGCAAACAAGATTACACTAACAacttaattcatttttataaagaGAGATATTATTCCTAGAATTCCGACTTCCATTTTACAAAACTTACTATCTAACCAACTTAAGATTCCATATCCTAACTTCCTAGACACCtcctaaaaatatattcaaatctaAATGAAGTTTTAATCGCATAAAATAATGTAAAGAGTATATCCTCACGATATACTCACACTCATATATGCTATCTATTCTTAAAATAGGTAATTAGAATATATTATCTATCGCAAAAACAGAACTCGAAATATCCTCGCCATATTATACCTAAATGTTTACTCATTCTATATAAATAGACCATGCTCAACCTATAATTTCTACATCCTCAACTTAAAAACACTTTCCCTCCTATGGCTATGATTACCTCAGAATCGACGATCACCCTTCTCAATGATGTCAAACCTTTCAAAACATCTTGGATGGTTGAGGTTAAAGTCCTGCATTCATGGACACAGCCTTCAAATTATTCTGCTGGAGATTCTCTTAACTTCATTCTCGCTGATAAGACGGTACTGttatatataactttatttttatgaaagtTTAATATCTGTGACTTATATCTATCTTTATATCAACTGTGAATGTAGGGAGTTAAGATTCATTGTACCTGTAAGAAAGTGTTCTTTCCTCGTGTAAAGAGGCTTCAGCTTGGACAATGGAGGTTCGTTGAGAATTTCTCATTAACCGCATCAGCCGGTAAGTACCGAGCTACAAGCCATAAGTACAAAATGGTGATATTGAGCAATTCTAACGTCACCAAATCCACCCTGGAAAATGATGATAAGTTTTTATCATTAGCATCTTTCACAGAAATCATTAGCGGAAGTCTTAACTCCAACTTTTTGTTTGGTAAGTTATTAGTGTTTATACTcttcagtttatataattttaagagTTTTAATATAGATGCTTATAATATGGTTGTAGATGTTATTGGTCAAGCAATAGATATTGGAGATATCCAGGTTATTCCTGTGCAGggtaaagaaacaaaaaagctTCAGCTTACTTTGACAGATACTGAGTAAGTCATTGATTATTTTTTGCAAGGTTCTTATATgttctaaactattaaaatcgTGTGTTCAATATGTAACTCTTACTTTTTGTTTTCAGGGATAACCAGATACCATGTTGTCTTTGGGGCCGCTTTGCTGAACAGATGTTATACACATCCAAAGTAGCACAAGTGAATAAGAATTTTCTTTGTTTACTGAGATTTGCTAAAATCAATGTTTACCAGGGTAAGAAatgaagttatatattttaaatagtttttttattaacttatacGTTTTCATATTCTGTTTTTCAGGACAAGTTCAAATTACAAATGCTTTTGATTCTTCCGCTATTGAAATTAATCCGGCTGGATTTGACGTGGAAGACTATCTTCAagtgtaagtttttttttttactattcaggatctcttagtctttttttctttgtctacTGATctcttagtctttttttttactattcaGGATACCTAAAAATGAGCAAGCTCTCGCAACTGTTGGTCATGAGGTTGCAATACCTAAAGGAAGAAAATGCCCTGCTGATAAATGGTCTGTTTATCCTGAGAGATCAATTCTGGATATAATAATGGCGACTGAGGTAAGTTTTTGTTGCGCTGCTATTACTATATCCTGTTATCATCAtctatttttatctaattttaatgTTGTGTATGTAGACTGAAAAGTGCATTGTTAAGGGCACAATCTATGCAATTGACACAGACTATGCTTGGTATTATTTTGGTTGTGTTAAATGTCACTTCAAGAAGGTGACGGACATTACCAAAAGGGATGTGGTACCTCTGAAACATCTGTGGCGTTGTCATTCATGTCACCAGTCTGTAACCAATGTTGCACCTAAGTATGTTTAATAACCTTTATATTTTGCATATGTTTTATATCtattataacttatatatttggatattttgtCAGGTTTAAGCTTCATCTACTCATAAAAGATGACACTGGTGAAACTAAGGTGATGCTGCTTGATACAATTGCGGAACCCATTTTGGGTGTGAGTGCTGAAGTGCTTCTAGATGGTTCTCTAGAGGAGGTATATAAAAGTTTCCAATTCATTGTAATAAACTTCACATTATATTGTCTTTGCTAATATATTcgaagtttaaattttttaggTTCAAGATCCTGAGGATTTGCCTGATGCTATTACTGAGCTTATTggaaaaacttttaaatttggtGTCTACGTGGGCAAAGACAATGTTGACTATGGTGCAGATATATTTAACATTGGAAAAACATGGTTTGCTGATGCAATCATATCTATTGCTGACGATGAGAATACTGAGGACACATTGACAACCATTGCTTCATCCGACCGTTCCTCAGGACAG is a genomic window containing:
- the LOC108835897 gene encoding uncharacterized protein LOC108835897; the encoded protein is MGMITSESTITLLNVVKLFKTSWMVEVKVLHSWTHPSNYSAGDSLNFILADKTGVKIHCTCKKVFFPRVKRLQLGQWRFVENFSLTASAESTITLLNDVKPFKTSWMVEVKVLHSWTQPSNYSAGDSLNFILADKTGVKIHCTCKKVFFPRVKRLQLGQWRFVENFSLTASAGKYRATSHKYKMVILSNSNVTKSTLENDDKFLSLASFTEIISGSLNSNFLFDVIGQAIDIGDIQVIPVQGKETKKLQLTLTDTEDNQIPCCLWGRFAEQMLYTSKVAQVNKNFLCLLRFAKINVYQGQVQITNAFDSSAIEINPAGFDVEDYLQVIPKNEQALATVGHEVAIPKGRKCPADKWSVYPERSILDIIMATETEKCIVKGTIYAIDTDYAWFKLHLLIKDDTGETKVMLLDTIAEPILGVSAEVLLDGSLEEVQDPEDLPDAITELIGKTFKFGVYVGKDNVDYGADIFNIGKTWFADAIISIADDENTEDTLTTIASSDRSSGQVSLISIDSEENTSLSSTPLSKRKGDCEIGDHSSTSKKQCSKIIKQEKNGGD